The Sus scrofa isolate TJ Tabasco breed Duroc chromosome 4, Sscrofa11.1, whole genome shotgun sequence genomic sequence CTGGGCCCCACTGAGCTGGTCGTCACCTTTGATCTCCACGAAGTTGATCTCCTCCCTCCCTCGGTTCCTTTTGCCCTGCAGCCGCTTAAACTGGAAAAACGGGGGGGAAATGCAGGAATGGGGGATCTGGGCAGGGGATCAGAAGATGCTGCCAAGGATCCAAAGTTTATGGAATGGTCTGGGGGCTTCCCAATTCCATTACTCCCTCAATTTTCCCTACGCAGTATGTCCTTTCACTGTGCCACCTACCAAGCTCCCCTGATGCCAGGTGAAAGGCGCCTTCTCAAAAGTTCTCCTGGATTCAGGGAAAGGAAGGCCAAAAGGTATTCCCAAACATGAGTGAGTGCAGAACATCACTGGTATGAATTTGTACCAAATTACTGATAAATTGTATCTGCCTAAAAGAACTACATACTATTTTCAAATTAGGAATTAAAggttaaaaagaaattttggatTTCTCCTCTAAAAATGGGTTCTTGTAACATGCCTATTCCTTCCCAAATTGGTTCAGTATCAGCAAATCAGCAGACCTCACACCAAAGCAGACATTAGAGGAGGAGAATGGAGAACTGAAGAGAGAAGAGGGGTCTCAAAAAAAGGCCTGGCAAATTTTCTAGGAGactgcttctctctcctcctcaaaaaaaataaaaaataaaaaaagtgcaGATCACATCACGAATCACCAGATGTGCCTAGGAAGGAGTATGGGTGACGGGGAATTAAATTCAAGAGCACTCAGAAACCTCCAGTGAAACCCGGGTTGTAGTCTGCGCATGAGCAAGGCCTCCTGGGGTCACTCTACCCACAGGAAGCTGACTTTTGCCACTGGATGGACTCtttgctgcctcccaggcttagAACAAAAAGCCTCGAGGACATACACAGGGAAGTAGATGAACACACTATCAGACACAAGCAGAAGTCTGAGAAGGATGGACACCTTTCTGTGAAATGGTgaaggaaaaagtattttttttataagaacttGCATGCCAAGAGGTAACATCCCCTATTTCTCCAACAGGCTGTGTCCAATAGGTTGTCCTGCCTACAGATGGCATCCTCTATCTGCTGAACATGACCAGATGGCCACAGGCCACGGGGTTTTCATCATCCCTTGTGCCAAGGTTAGGGAGTAGCTGAGCAGCAGGGAATACAGGGATGAGAAACACGGGGTTATTTACTGTGGCTGCTGTTCCCTTCGCTCCCCAAATCCACTCTACTCTCCCCATCTCCTTTAGTGGGAATGAACCAACATTTTGGCTAGGCATATTACCACCCAACTAAAAGACTACATTTCCTTGCAACTAGATACGGCCATGTGACCAGGTTCTAATCCACAAGCTAACAGAAGAAGTGTTCTGAGGAACCTTGAAAAAAGGGGGGTGACACTCTTTCTCCACTCTGCTGTCTGGTATGCAGTAACGATGGCTGTGGCCTTGGCTACATTCTTATTCCTATCACCGACCATAAGAATAAAGGCCATAAACCCAGGATGGACAAAGTAATGATCAGAAGGAGACTGGATCCCTGACAACTCTGTAGAGCTGCCATGCCAGCCTTGGCCTGACTACCTCTGGCCttcttttataaaggaaaaaaaacccaacttcccTTATATAATCTATTATTATTTGAAGTTTTCTCAACTGTATATCGCCAAACCTAATCCTatgaatatagttttttttttaaagtatttcctggggttcccgtcgtggctcagtggttaacaaatccaactgggaaccatgaggttttgggtttgatccctggccttgctcagtgggttaaggatcctgcgttgccataagctgtggtgtaggttgcagacatggctcagatcctgagttgctgtggctctggtgtaggctggagactacagctccgattcaacccctagcctgggaacctctatatgttgtgAGTGCGgccatggaaaagacaaaaaaaaaaaaaaaggtatttccttAAGCTTCAGATTTGAAATCTGGTGTCCAGGGGTCAGAGATGGTCACTTGAGCTTTGTTAACTTACTGCTTCGTCATCGATGAAGGAGGCATCTGGGGCAATTTCCTGGGGGGGGACCAGAGCCGGGTCCTGTGCGGGATAGTAGCCACCACTGTAATAATCCTGCAGCCAGGGAGGGAAAAACACATATCAAATGAAGGCAGAGTAGAGAGGGAACAAGGTCTACCCAAGAACAGAGAAAACCCTCGTCAAAGAGGCAGTGGTGACACTCACACTACAAGCCCCTCAAATGGACTAGTAAAAGCACGGACTAAGGACCTACCgtacaggagtttccgtcgtgcctcagtggttaacgaatccgactaggaaccatgaggttgcgggttcgatccctgacctcgctcagtgggttaaggatccagcattgccatgagctgtggtgtaggtcgcagatgcggctcggatctggtatttgctgtggctgtggtgcaggccggcggctacagctccgattcgacccctagcctgggaacctccatgtgccgcaggtgtggccctagaaaaagacaaaaagacaaagaaaaaggacctactgtacaacTTAAGAACAACAGTCTTTTCTGATCTGCACCATCCAGACAGATGGATAGTTTTTAAGAAAGAGCAACAAGGAGTAAGACTGTTTTCTCCTGCTTCAATTTACACCTTGTTCCCTTGGCTCCTTCCCAAGAGTGATTTCCACTCCTTACCTCTACCGTGTCTCAGCCCTGCTCCTGCTCATAAGGCCCTAGTAAGCTCCAGTGTGAGCAGAGTTGAGAGGCTGAGACATGCCATTCTTGCTCCTCATCCTATCTAGGGGCCCTTGATACCGGGGGCTGCCTGTGATAGGCAGGGAAATTGCAGGTGTCTAATAAACATAAACCACTGTGAGGGTAGTAAGGAAATGACACAGCTGGGAGCCAACCAGGTTTGTGTTAGCAGATTCTTAGCTCAGGAGTTGATGATTCCCCTTTAGAGGAGAGCTGTCCAGATGCTGCCATGGACCCCAGAGGAAGAAGGGTGAAGGCAAGGGCAAGGCCCTGCCGTAGCTGAGCCAGGCAACCTCAGGGCTGAGAAACTCTCCCTCGCTGCCCACACTTTTCCAAATTATTCCACCTTGACCCAAAACTCCAAGAAATGCTCctttaagaatattaattttttttttttttttttctggctgcattaGTGGCacacacaagttcccaggccaggaatcaaactctcaccatagcagtgacaagtgGATCCTTATCTGCTAgggaccacaagggaactccctgagaacaTTCATTTTATAGTGAgctatatgaaaaataaaggtttaatactgactaaataaaaataatgcataaacagagtaaagcattctttttttttttttttttgccttttctagggcctcaccagcggcatatggaggttcccaggctaggggtccaatcggagctgtagccaccaccctacaccagagccacagcagcatgggatccgagccgtgtctgtgacctacaccacagctcacggcaacgccggatccttaacccactgagcaaggccagggaccgaacccacaacctcatggttcctagtcggattcgttaaccactgagccacgacaggaactccagcattcatttttcattaaaagaatTGATAACAACATACATTTATATTGCAGGGCAccctaatatatttaaagtgcttgaATTTGCACAGACTGCCTCGATGATGTTTATAACTGCACACAGAATTCCGATTGCTATTCATTAGCTAGatgttttttcttagtttttcttttcctgcaaaaCAAGTCAAAAAACTTCCTCCTTCCAACAACCTTAAGAGGATATACACTGTCCCTGATCTGCCTATAGGATGCAACAAGGTTTAACAGCAAACAGTTTTCAAAGTCTTTGCTCAGAATAGAGTCTCCTCAAAACCCACCTACCATGGGCACCTAGGCAGACCTGGACTATAGGTAAGATTAACACCAACCATTCAGAGAATCACAACGGTTGAAGGAGACTGAAGTCTTGCAACCATTCCACACTGGCAGGAGAATGTCCTACAGCTGCCCAGCCACAGGACCACAAGCTGCCTCTGCTCAGCCACCACTGCTCCTCTGAGTCCCCGAACTCCTGGGAGCCCTCTCCATCTAAGGAAACTCTAACCACTAGAAAAGCCTTTCTTAAACCTATTTACAACCTGGGCTCATATAGGCTAATTCTCTGAAGCCCAGAGAAATTTAAACAGCTCTTCCAAATAACACTGGAATAAAAAGTTATCATaaccatttactgagcatttgcTATGTCCCAGGCACCACGCTAAATCAATGTAATTCTCCTAGCAACCCTAGGTTTTtattctttcccattttacagctgagaaatCTGAGAAGCAAGTTAACTCATCTGCCCAGACTCATAAAGTCTGAGATTCAAACTCCAAACCACCCTCAAACCCGTCTTCTACCTCCTCCCAAACTATGACCCCCCAGCATCTCCTCTCCAGGCGCTTGTCTTAGTGCTTTCAACTTCCCAGGTCTTAGCCGAGGCCTCTCACTATTCTCCTCATTCCCTTTTGCATTCGGCTCTCCAGATTCCGTCCTTTCCCCTCAGTCCCTCTTCTCCCTTTCTGTCTGTGTTCTCAGCACAcctcatctccagaactcttttcttGGACTCACTGCCACCTAGGagtctatgccacagttcacTTGTGCTCCTCACCCACATCTGCAGAGGCCACCTGGGATCTCTAAGACTAGAGACCACTCTTCTTCCACCTTATCAGCTTCTACAATGAGattttgttttcagaataaaagGGCCCATTATGTGGTTCTACCTGCTAAGACTTCAAGACTTCggcaatttcaatttttttaagtattttttagcctgcccatggcacgtggaagttcctgggctagggactgaactcatgccacagcagcaacccaagccactgcagtgacaacctgctgtgccgcaagggaactccaagacttgggCAATTTTAAATTGATATGGTTCAATAGTAGTCTGTTTTGAGGCCTGATAGGTATAGGAAAACCAAGACACCAGAAGATTCATTAATTCAGCCAAAGTGATGTCACAGAGGATGTATCACTGGCTCAAAGCTCTCCCCTAATTTTTGCCATATTCCAACATTCCGGCCCTGTCCTCCATGCCTCCTACCCACCTGATAATAAGCACCAGCGGCATTGGCATCGCCATATGTGGAAAACTGATTGTAGCTGTAGTCGTCCCCAGGCTTGGGCATCCAAGGGGCCCCACTTGAACCTGCTGCCATCTTGAATTCTAGGGGGGCATTGGCTGCATCGTCCTGGAAGGCCGGCTCTGGTTCCGTGCCTGGAGGCAGCTCCTCAGGGACAGTGGGAATGGGATAAGGGTATGGCTCAACTCCAGGTGGCTCGGCCTTCTCCGGGAGGGAGAAAAAGTTCTCAGGAGCTACTTCCTCATCACTGTCGTCCTCCTCCTGTGTGATCTGCTTTGTCACCTGCAGGGCAGCACTCTTGGCGGCAGCCTTGATGGCAGAGGGCGATGGAGTGGTGGTTGTGGTGCCCACAACAGGGGCAAGAGAGGAGGGCTTGGTCTTAGAAGCCTGTCTGGAAGGCTTAGTGTCAGAAGAGCCATCCGAGGGTTTCCGGGAGAAGGCATGGGGCAGGAGCAACCTGTTAGTCTCTTTCACAGTCAGGTTTTTAGGTTGGGGAAGCAAGGCAGACAAACCAGTCCCCTCACTGGATCCCTGGTGAGTCCAGGTTTgagtaaggaaggaagaaagatgacaAGAGAACTGTTATGATACGTACTACTAAGAACAAGCAGCACAGATATGTGCTCTAGTCTAAAATCTTACCAACCCTGTTTCTCTCTTACCTCCACCCACTAAGGTCATCCGAACTGGGCTTGACCCCTCCCACCTCAGGCCCTCCTGCAGTCTGCTTCTCCCAAGGTAAGATGTCATCCCCGGTTGTCCTCGTCCATCTCAACCCAGATCCTCCGCCCTCTGCCACAAAGCCTTCTCTGTTTCatttcggttttttgttttttggttttttttgcaaatatgatGTATTCAGCAAATACATCATCATCCTTCTTCCCCAAAGACCAGGGCTCTCTCCAGCTCATCACTGAACCTCTCTATGTCTTAAAAGTTCCTCTTAACATGGGAACCCTCTGCTTCCTTTGGACTGCTACTCAAAGTCAAGAGCAAAGCTCCGTCCAAAAAAGACATGCATACATACCACCAAAAAAATCTCTTCTCCTGCCCAAGGAAAGCCATACAGACGTGATATATTCAGCTTATTTATGTCAGAATCAAGCATTAGCAATTTGTAAGCTAACTGGTTCAGCCATCCAGGATTCCTATTACTCATAAGAATTTCTCAGATTCTGCTTTCTGTATGCTACACAGCCAGCTTGGCTGACTGTATGGCTGAGGGAGGTGTCAGTTTGAAAAAGGAGAACAGAATAAGATCACTGTGTCACTGTCCTGGAGGACCCATGCACTTCAGCCCTCTCAGCCAAAAATGCCCAGAATGTGTAAAATAAGACTTTTGAATCAAGCAGGCCAGGCAGAACTGTTCAACCAGAAAATGGGCTCCTTTCCCTGCTGTCTGTGTTCATAGATTGGGGTCATTCCCAATCTAGACTCCAAATGCctaggctcaaaaaaaaaaaaaaaaaaaaaaaaaaaatagactgaggTGCTGCGTGGAGCACATTCTGCGAAATGTCCAACTTCTCAGATGACATCTGGGATCATGGCTACATCCCGTTGCAGGGCTGGGTCCACATTCTGCTTTAACAGCTCGGGGTTTCTCTATGCACTCATCTAGAAGACTGCTCTTTCCTGGTGTGCCTCCTGAGCCAGTGTCCTCCCATCTCTTTAGCTTCCAGGAAGCCATTCTGGTAAGAGGAGAACAACTGGCCTCATTCAGTCTCAGCATGTCAGTTTCTTCCATGATTCCTCCTTTATCACCCACAACAAGCAAAGACACAATATTACTATCAGTGATCTTTCTAACTTCCACATGACTGTGTCCTTCTAAGACCTCCCAGTGGTGGAAGTGACACCTTAACAAAATCAGGGGAAGAAGCAACTTCAGCATCACACACGTGAAGCATAAGACAACCACCTTATAAAGGCACAACCGCGTTTGCTTTTGCTCTCCCTGAGACATATCACCAACATGCGGTCAGAGAGCATAAAAATCACCGAGTTCAGAGCACAACAGGAAGAAATTCCTGGGGGCACGAAGGCAGGGGgacaaaaggaaatggaaaatagcaGCAAGCTTATCTCCTGGCACTGTCTGGTTGAGGACTTCTGGCCTTGATGACAGAGCAGCAGCCAAATGCAGCAGGTAAGAGTTTAGACTCTCCAGTCAGACTGCCGCAGTGCGAATCCCAGCTCTCTCCCCACTCTGACTTGAGGCAAGTTCCTTAAGCTCTCATTTTCCTGATAGGTAACATGCAGATGATAACACTGTGACTTAGGCCCTACCAGAGGAAACACTGGTAGAGCACTAAGAAGCGCCTGCGTAAGTGCTATTTAAGTGTTTCTTTTCCAGATTAAAAAAGGAGACTGGGAGaagatggaaaatttttaaattcagatgTTCCTTAAGATCATTTTGACCAATCCATTTATTCTACTGTTCCTAATTAATCCCTTTAGCTAAAATGTAATGGATCAAATTGAGTTCCCATTCATCTCCCTACCACACCTGTCCTCTAAGAGAGGCAAGGCCAGCATGCGACAGCTGGGGAACAGTGAGGACAGGGTAGAGAAGCACAAGGTCTGATGTTATCAGGTTTGACCCCTATTGTTACTACCCAAATACCTGCATTTGCTCTAAGCCTGACTTGGAAACTGCTGGGCACTGTAAACCCCATCTTTTCGGAGGCAATATGGGAAGAAATGGCTTCTATTATGTCACAAAGCTTACCTGAAGgacagttttcttctttgtgggTTCATCTTCCTCGGAATCTGACTACGAGAAAAAGAAACGGAATAAGGCCTCACTGCTTAAGGACAATGGGGGAAGCACTCACATTAAACGAAGCACAAACAAAGGACTAGAGGACAACAGCCATAACCTGCTCTGTACGCCCATCGCTCTATGAGAGGTCCACCTCCCAGGACCAGCAGAGCTTCCTTCCTGAGCTCAAACAGCTTCAGAGAATGAGGTATGTATGCACAGACCTCCCCGGGTCACTCATTACCAGACCCCCAGACCTGATGCAGAGCCTTCTTGGTATCAATTTCTAggcttttaaattaaaactacTTCCTCCCATTCAGTCTTGGGTGGAAAGAAAATGCTATACCCATTCTTCTTCCTATAAATCTGTCCACTAGAAGATGAATGGCATTTGGCCCACAATCTCACCCAATCTCGGCTTCACTTCTAAAACCACTTATATAGACTACATAACCACAGGGCTAGGGAACTCCGGTGGGATTAAGTGGTGTGTTAACTACTCTTCTATGAGGCTTTAAAGGTCAAAGCCATTGGAGAAATCCATTCCCTCTCCAAGTATGATCTATTGTCTGCCAGACAGAGTTGTTTGTGTCCAGGAAGAAGGCAAGCAAATGATGACTGTGAGAATTTGGGGCAGGACAGGAGGTCATCTGTGTTATCCCTCTGACTCATCAGGATTGTTTCTGCTACAAGCCCTCACACTGAAAAATACCTAAACTTTCAGCTCAATACTAGCTCCTCAGCACCTTAAACCATCAGAAAGATGCAAGGCATATGAATAGcaaggttttttaattttaaaagattattatcGCCAAATCTTGATTTGGGGCATCTGTAAATAAAGATGATTAGAAGGAATCTAAACTAAGACCCTGTTCATCTCCAAGAGTCTTTGGAACTCAAAAAACTGACCCTTATATCTCACAAGTTCCTTTTTTGGATTCATCTGCTACAAGGACCTTTTGATCATCATTACTCAGAACCTACTCTATGCAAGACGCTGTGCCAGGTACTGTAGACAAAGCTTCCCCAGTGGTATGCTATGGCTGAGTTCTAAGCACTACGATGATATTGAGCCTCTCAGCCCACAGGCCATCAGGCAGGACCTGGAGCAGGTAGAGTCCTGGCTCACTGGTTTCCAGAGGCACATTTCCAAGATTTTCTTGTGCGCCATGACATGAAAAAAAAGGTCCTCCCCTCAAGAAACGTATAGTCCAGTACGAAGAATGACAAGTACCCAAATAATTGTAGTAAAGGCAGTAAAAGATAAGGGCCTCAAATGTGGTTCCAACATCCCATCAAAGAACTGGCTGGTCCTCCTTTTGTGCTTTCTTTCACGTAAGTCCCCCACCTTATCATTCCCTCTCCGTACCTGGATCACCGCCACCTCTCACTCTCCTGTCAGTCTATAATCTGTCCTTCCCGATTCAAAACTCCTGGGGTCTTCCTGAATAATCTCACCTTGCTCTTTTTCACTGCGTCCCTACATTACTCATTGGCTGGGGGTGGCATCATGCTAACACTGCTTCATTTGTGTTTACACTGTAAATGTTACAGTTTTCATGTGTGTATTCCCGCCTTTACTCTGTCAACAAAGGCTCTCTCTTACAGTTGAAGACTACCTCACAGTAGTCAGTACACAATGATTTTAATTACTAACTGCTGCCAAATACAGTATTAAAACaatctctagggagttcctgttgtggctcagtggtaacgaacccaactaatatccatgaggatgcaggtttgatccctggccttgctcagggggttaaggatctggcattgcgttgagctgtggtgtagattgcagatgtggctcagaactggtgttactgtggctgtagcataggctggcagctgtagctctgattcaacccctagcctgagaaccttcatatgccatgggtgtggccttaaaaaagacataaataaataaataaataaagaaaacaaccTCTTAaactttccattgtggcacagtaggctaaggacccaacagggtctctgtgaggatgtgggctcaattcctggcctcactcagtggatttagcatctggtgttgctatggctgtagtgtatgctgcagttgcagctctaatacaacccctagcctgggaacttccatatgccatgggtgcagccatacacataagtaaatagataaaacaaTCTCTAAGGGGGAGgttcccctggtggctccacaggttaaggatctggtgttgtcactgctgtggcttacgTTACTgctgtgcaggttcaatccccagcctgggaacttctgcatgccaaaggtatggccaaaaaaacaaaaaacctctaagAGAAATCTGTCTTGGCGTTTAAATGTGGGGCAAAGAGAAAGGGCAGTAAAGAAAAGGCCAGTCATCTGCTGAGTACTCACTATATGTCAGGCAATTTACTTGCAATTTTCTATTCAATCTTGACAATAAAATTTCAAGGTAGGCATTATTATCTCAACTTTAAGAGTAAGGaaagtaaggctcagagaggtcaaacAATGGCTACTATATGGCAGGACCAGGACCTGAATCCAAATCAGTTCAGGCTCCTGTGCTTCTGCAGTGACATCCTGTTGACCTGTATGTATGTGTCCAGGTCTGAGATCCAAGTTGACCAGATGCCACTAGATCCCATATGACACAGCCAGAAGAGCATGAGGTGCAAAAGCAGAAAtacagtttggggagttcctactgtggttcagcaggttaagaagccaatgtgttctctgtgaggatgtaggttcaatccctggcctcaatcagtgggttgaagatctagtgttgccacaagctgcggcataggtcacagatacagctcggatctggtggggttgtggctgtggcgtaggcccgaggctgcagctccaattcaacccctggcccaggaacttccacatgctccagatgcagctgtaaaaagaaaaaaaagggagttcccgtcgtggcacagtggttgatgaatctggctgggaaccatgaggttgcgggttcagtccctgcccttgctcagtgggttaatgatcccgcgttgctgtggctctggtgtaggccggtggctacagctccgattcgacccctagcctgggaacctccatatgccgcgggagcggcccaaagaaatagcaaaaagaccaaaaaaataaataaataaataaaagatagttttaaaaaaaaaaagagagagaaatacagatttgggagttcccttacggttcagtgggttaaggatccaacaatgTCACTGCTGCAggctgggttgctgctgtggtataggttctgtcccgggcctgggaacttccacatgcct encodes the following:
- the PRCC gene encoding proline-rich protein PRCC, producing MSLVAYASSDESEPDEAEPEPEEEEAAAPTPGPTLGGLFASLPAPKGPALLPPPPQMLAPAFPPPLLLPPPTGDPRLQPPPPLPFGLGGFPPPPGVSPAEAAGVGEGLGLGLPSPRGPGLSLPPPIGGAGSPLGLPKPKKRTEPVKIAAPELHKGDSDSEEDEPTKKKTVLQGSSEGTGLSALLPQPKNLTVKETNRLLLPHAFSRKPSDGSSDTKPSRQASKTKPSSLAPVVGTTTTTPSPSAIKAAAKSAALQVTKQITQEEDDSDEEVAPENFFSLPEKAEPPGVEPYPYPIPTVPEELPPGTEPEPAFQDDAANAPLEFKMAAGSSGAPWMPKPGDDYSYNQFSTYGDANAAGAYYQDYYSGGYYPAQDPALVPPQEIAPDASFIDDEAFKRLQGKRNRGREEINFVEIKGDDQLSGAQQWMTKSLTEEKTMKSFSKKKGEQPTGQQRRKHQITYLIHQAKERELELKNTWSENKLSRRQTQAKYGF